In one Haloplanus salinus genomic region, the following are encoded:
- a CDS encoding TIGR00341 family protein: MRLVQVMVPAGKRESILRALDDEGIDYVVTDETSSREYTATVTFPLPSAAVEPVLERLREAGLDREAYTVVLDAETVISSRFDDLVERYEEGEENGDRIAREELAARARSLAPTWRTFVVMTAVSAIVATAGLLLDSAAVVVGSMVIAPLIGPAMATSTGSVVDDRELLLRGVKLQIAGGVLAVVAAAGFATLLRTAHVVPLEAADVFAIDEVRERLVPDVLSLVIALGAGAAGALSLSTGVSTALVGVMIAAALVPPTAVVGIGLAWGSPRTVSGAFVLVLVNFLSINFAALAVLWATGYRPESWFRQEEARVATLQRIATLGVALLVLSTLLAGVTYGTYRTATFEEDTRVAVDDALAGYEDLERLSLTVAYEETFPFSRPKRVTVTVGHPPGRETPELAGRLADRIEALDDPLLRDGGPITVEVRYVAVDVGTSADRTAAATGVRATGAARSAPAAVT, from the coding sequence GTGCGACTCGTACAGGTCATGGTCCCCGCGGGCAAACGCGAGTCGATCCTGCGGGCGCTCGACGACGAAGGCATCGACTACGTCGTCACCGACGAGACCAGCAGCCGCGAGTACACGGCGACGGTGACGTTCCCCCTCCCGTCGGCGGCGGTCGAACCGGTGCTGGAGCGACTCCGGGAGGCGGGTCTCGACCGTGAGGCGTACACCGTCGTCCTCGACGCCGAGACGGTGATCTCGAGCCGGTTCGACGACCTCGTCGAGCGCTACGAGGAGGGGGAGGAGAACGGCGACCGGATCGCCCGCGAGGAGCTCGCGGCGCGGGCACGCTCGCTCGCGCCGACGTGGCGGACGTTCGTCGTCATGACGGCGGTGAGCGCCATCGTCGCCACCGCGGGGCTGCTGCTCGACTCCGCCGCGGTGGTGGTGGGCTCCATGGTCATCGCGCCGCTGATCGGCCCGGCGATGGCGACGAGTACGGGATCGGTCGTCGACGACCGCGAACTCCTGCTTCGCGGGGTGAAACTCCAGATCGCCGGCGGGGTGTTGGCCGTCGTCGCCGCCGCGGGCTTCGCTACGCTCCTCCGGACCGCCCACGTCGTCCCCCTCGAAGCGGCCGACGTGTTCGCCATCGACGAGGTGCGCGAACGCCTCGTTCCCGACGTGCTCTCCCTAGTCATCGCGCTCGGCGCGGGCGCCGCGGGAGCGCTCTCCCTCTCGACCGGCGTCTCGACGGCGCTGGTCGGCGTCATGATCGCCGCGGCGCTCGTCCCGCCGACGGCCGTCGTCGGCATCGGCCTCGCGTGGGGGTCGCCCCGCACCGTCTCCGGGGCGTTCGTGCTCGTCCTCGTCAACTTCCTCTCGATCAACTTCGCGGCGCTGGCCGTGCTGTGGGCCACAGGCTACCGGCCCGAGAGCTGGTTCCGACAGGAGGAGGCGCGAGTGGCGACGCTCCAGCGCATCGCCACCCTCGGCGTCGCCTTACTCGTCCTCTCTACCTTGCTCGCGGGCGTCACCTACGGCACCTACCGGACCGCGACGTTCGAGGAGGACACCCGAGTGGCCGTCGACGACGCCCTCGCCGGCTACGAGGACCTCGAACGCCTCTCGCTCACCGTCGCCTACGAGGAGACGTTCCCCTTCTCCCGTCCGAAGCGAGTGACGGTCACCGTTGGCCACCCGCCGGGCCGGGAGACCCCCGAACTCGCCGGCCGTCTCGCCGACCGGATCGAAGCCCTCGACGACCCGCTGCTCCGTGACGGCGGTCCCATCACCGTCGAAGTGCGATACGTCGCCGTCGACGTGGGGACGAGCGCCGACCGCACGGCGGCCGCGACGGGCGTCCGGGCGACCGGTGCGGCCCGATCGGCACCCGCAGCCGTCACCTGA
- a CDS encoding SIMPL domain-containing protein, with product MKRSIALTLVSVVLLAGCTAPLQTGSSDGGTVGPTISVSATGTASADPDLAVVHVGVESTADSANTARGQVARTVGRVRTALSDAGVPDADVTTTSFGIAPVYDYGRGERELVGYRAVHAFAVEVGPDRAGEIVDLAVGAGATSVDGVRFTLSDDRRAELRATALDRAMDAARADADGIADAAALSVTGVRRALTGAEFVPVPIARVESAADGGETVVRPAPVTVTATVDVTYSAR from the coding sequence ATGAAACGTTCGATAGCCCTCACACTCGTTTCCGTCGTCCTCCTCGCCGGCTGTACCGCTCCGCTACAGACCGGATCGAGCGACGGCGGGACGGTCGGGCCGACCATCTCGGTGTCCGCCACGGGGACGGCGAGCGCCGACCCCGACTTGGCGGTCGTCCACGTCGGCGTCGAATCGACGGCCGACAGCGCGAACACGGCCCGCGGGCAGGTCGCTCGGACCGTCGGGCGCGTTCGGACTGCCCTCTCGGACGCCGGCGTCCCCGACGCGGACGTGACGACGACGTCGTTCGGCATCGCGCCCGTCTACGACTACGGTCGCGGCGAACGCGAACTCGTCGGCTACCGTGCAGTCCACGCGTTCGCCGTCGAAGTCGGGCCGGATCGGGCCGGCGAAATCGTCGACCTCGCCGTCGGTGCCGGGGCGACGAGCGTCGATGGCGTCCGCTTCACCCTGAGCGACGACCGGCGCGCCGAACTGCGGGCGACGGCGCTCGACCGCGCGATGGACGCCGCCCGCGCCGATGCGGACGGCATCGCCGACGCGGCGGCGCTCTCGGTGACCGGCGTCCGGCGGGCCTTGACCGGCGCGGAGTTCGTCCCCGTCCCGATCGCACGGGTCGAGAGCGCCGCCGACGGCGGCGAGACGGTCGTCCGGCCCGCGCCCGTGACGGTCACGGCCACCGTCGACGTGACGTATTCGGCCCGTTAG
- a CDS encoding NOG1 family protein, producing MIFEALPTTPRSEELIDKAFSRAARTGRAKSGVEAQQSMLQTAGNILSDNLENVVTEWPDFGVVDPFYRELADAVLRREMGTRTADDGTEQTGLDALRASLSEVTWASRQVEEIQREYNAKLRKTDAETARKHRKQAFARMADVVEEIEADLLRVGEARDALRDLPDIRPDEPTIVVAGYPNVGKSSFVNAVTRADNEIARYPFTTRGIQIGHFERGHVRYQIIDTPGLLDRPEADRNDIESQAVSALAHLADAVLFVVDASEACGYPLDAQLDLRDAVAERFDAPVLAVCNKSDRSRDVDADAYMSVSENANVDAVLDLAVETVDWEPDLPSR from the coding sequence ATGATTTTCGAAGCCCTGCCGACCACACCCCGGTCGGAGGAACTCATCGACAAGGCGTTCTCGCGGGCCGCCCGCACCGGGCGCGCGAAGTCCGGGGTGGAGGCCCAGCAGTCCATGCTGCAGACGGCGGGCAACATCCTCTCGGACAACCTGGAGAACGTGGTGACCGAGTGGCCGGATTTCGGCGTCGTCGATCCGTTCTATCGTGAACTCGCCGACGCGGTGTTGCGCCGGGAGATGGGCACCCGAACCGCCGACGACGGCACCGAACAGACGGGGCTCGACGCCCTCCGTGCCAGCCTCTCGGAGGTGACGTGGGCGAGCCGCCAGGTCGAGGAGATCCAGCGGGAGTACAACGCGAAACTCCGCAAGACGGACGCCGAGACGGCACGCAAACACCGCAAACAGGCGTTCGCCCGCATGGCGGACGTGGTAGAGGAGATCGAGGCCGACCTGTTACGGGTGGGCGAAGCCCGCGACGCCCTGCGTGATCTGCCCGACATCCGCCCGGACGAACCGACCATCGTCGTCGCGGGCTACCCGAACGTCGGCAAGTCGTCGTTCGTGAACGCGGTCACCCGCGCCGACAACGAAATCGCGCGCTACCCGTTCACCACGCGCGGCATCCAGATCGGTCACTTCGAGCGTGGCCACGTCCGCTACCAGATCATCGATACCCCCGGGCTGCTGGATCGGCCGGAGGCGGACCGCAACGACATCGAGAGCCAGGCGGTGAGTGCGCTCGCCCACCTCGCCGACGCCGTCCTGTTCGTCGTCGACGCGAGCGAGGCGTGTGGGTACCCCCTCGACGCACAACTCGACCTGCGGGACGCCGTCGCCGAGCGTTTCGACGCCCCCGTGCTGGCGGTGTGTAACAAGAGCGACCGCTCCCGCGACGTGGATGCCGACGCCTACATGAGCGTCAGCGAGAACGCGAACGTCGACGCGGTGCTCGACCTGGCAGTCGAGACGGTCGACTGGGAGCCCGACCTGCCGTCGCGCTAA
- a CDS encoding DUF367 family protein, which yields MDLHVRYAGDDDPEKCTARKLARFDLVELHRSDRATPYGVVLNPHAERALSPADDADALVALDCSWESAGEARFSLPGEHRALPYLVAANPVNFGKPFRLTTVEALAAGLVVLGDRPAAERILSKFTWGETFLELNDEPLRRYAACDDSADVVSVQGEYLDR from the coding sequence GTGGACCTGCACGTGCGTTACGCGGGCGACGACGACCCGGAGAAGTGTACGGCCCGCAAACTCGCGCGGTTCGACCTCGTCGAGCTACACCGGTCGGATCGGGCGACGCCGTACGGGGTCGTCCTCAACCCCCACGCGGAGCGGGCGCTCTCGCCCGCGGACGACGCGGACGCGCTCGTCGCCCTCGACTGCTCGTGGGAGTCGGCCGGCGAAGCACGCTTCTCGCTCCCCGGCGAACACCGCGCGCTCCCCTACCTCGTCGCCGCCAACCCCGTCAACTTCGGCAAGCCGTTCCGGCTGACGACCGTGGAGGCGCTGGCGGCGGGGCTGGTCGTCCTCGGTGACCGACCCGCGGCCGAGCGAATCCTGTCGAAGTTCACGTGGGGCGAGACGTTCCTCGAACTCAACGACGAACCGTTGCGGCGGTACGCCGCCTGTGACGACTCGGCGGACGTGGTGTCGGTGCAGGGGGAGTATCTGGACCGATAA
- a CDS encoding patatin-like phospholipase family protein yields the protein MSDVPTRVAVACQGGGSHTAFTAGVLRRLLDEPAPDYDLTAFTGTSGGALCALVAWYGLRTADAATARRGLAGLWTDVGTRGPVDSLVNFGVVSLARLLDGGFPVAQISPAYNAGARMATRRLRNAIEAQVDPAVLADLVAEDDPPSPKLLVSAVDATDGTFEIFTDRPAESPAVDPETAWLEERPKPLSVDAVLASAAVPTVFEGVRLPDDPGGPVHEYWDGLFSQNPPVRNLLDGPDRAGAKPDEIWLVRINPRVKRGDFSTLAAIADRRNELAGSLSLAQELHFVEQVNGWIEDGVLPRERYKPVTVREIELDESRLDGDRPLRTASKFDRRASFLEDLMALGERQADEFLADRDAHRLLGPA from the coding sequence ATGAGCGACGTTCCGACGCGCGTGGCGGTCGCCTGTCAGGGCGGGGGGAGCCATACGGCCTTTACGGCGGGTGTCCTGCGGCGCCTCCTCGACGAACCGGCCCCCGACTACGACCTGACGGCGTTCACCGGTACGTCCGGCGGCGCGCTCTGTGCGCTCGTGGCGTGGTACGGGCTTCGAACCGCGGACGCGGCGACGGCGCGGCGGGGTCTCGCCGGCCTGTGGACCGACGTCGGGACGCGCGGCCCCGTCGACTCGCTCGTCAACTTCGGCGTCGTGAGTCTCGCGCGCCTCCTCGACGGCGGGTTCCCGGTCGCACAGATCAGCCCGGCGTACAACGCCGGCGCCCGGATGGCGACCCGTCGCCTCCGGAACGCCATCGAGGCGCAGGTCGATCCCGCGGTCCTCGCGGACCTCGTGGCCGAGGACGACCCGCCGTCGCCCAAGCTCCTCGTGAGCGCCGTCGACGCGACTGACGGCACGTTCGAGATATTCACGGATCGGCCGGCCGAGTCGCCGGCCGTCGACCCCGAGACGGCGTGGCTCGAAGAGCGGCCGAAGCCCCTCTCCGTCGATGCCGTCCTCGCGTCGGCGGCGGTGCCGACGGTGTTCGAGGGGGTTCGGCTGCCGGACGACCCCGGTGGGCCGGTCCACGAGTACTGGGACGGCCTCTTCTCCCAGAACCCGCCCGTCCGGAACCTGCTCGACGGCCCGGATCGGGCGGGGGCGAAGCCGGACGAAATCTGGCTGGTCCGCATCAACCCGCGGGTCAAACGTGGCGACTTCTCCACGCTCGCGGCAATCGCCGACCGGCGCAACGAACTCGCCGGTAGCCTCTCGCTCGCACAGGAACTCCACTTCGTGGAGCAGGTGAACGGCTGGATCGAGGACGGCGTCCTGCCGCGAGAGCGGTACAAACCCGTCACGGTTCGAGAGATCGAACTCGACGAGAGCCGCCTCGACGGCGACCGACCCCTTCGAACGGCGTCGAAATTCGACCGGCGGGCGAGCTTCCTCGAGGATCTCATGGCCCTCGGCGAGCGGCAGGCCGACGAGTTCCTCGCGGACCGCGACGCCCACCGCCTGCTTGGCCCGGCCTGA
- a CDS encoding nuclear transport factor 2 family protein: MDRRDAVRGYYDAIDTGDYDRLRDLLAPGFVQRRPDRTLDGRDRFVEFMRDGRPRTDTEHVVEAVGVDGGEVSTVFVEGRLRTADGNDLFGFVDVHRVGDAGIESLRTYTT, encoded by the coding sequence ATGGACCGCCGCGACGCCGTTCGGGGCTACTACGACGCCATCGACACCGGCGACTACGACCGCTTGCGTGACCTCCTCGCGCCGGGATTCGTCCAGCGCCGGCCGGATCGGACCCTCGACGGCCGGGATCGGTTCGTCGAGTTCATGCGGGACGGGCGGCCGCGGACCGACACCGAACACGTCGTCGAGGCGGTGGGCGTCGACGGCGGCGAGGTGTCGACCGTCTTCGTCGAGGGTCGCCTCCGAACCGCCGACGGCAACGACCTGTTCGGCTTCGTCGATGTCCACCGCGTCGGCGACGCGGGCATCGAGTCGCTCCGGACGTACACCACCTAG
- a CDS encoding amphi-Trp domain-containing protein has translation MTETPADDDSTIRTGDHFEQEYHVTAAEAGEFLIAVGECLRAGDDVSLSGDDWTLEFAYRDSVELWVEHAGGDDPELELELELSAADGSDSPPSLG, from the coding sequence ATGACCGAGACGCCCGCCGACGACGACTCGACGATCCGCACCGGCGACCATTTCGAGCAGGAGTATCACGTCACCGCCGCCGAGGCCGGCGAGTTTCTGATCGCCGTCGGCGAGTGCCTGCGGGCCGGCGACGACGTGAGTCTCTCCGGCGACGACTGGACCTTGGAGTTCGCGTATCGCGACTCGGTCGAACTGTGGGTCGAACACGCCGGTGGCGACGACCCGGAACTCGAACTCGAACTCGAACTGTCGGCCGCGGACGGGAGCGACTCGCCGCCGTCGCTCGGCTAG
- the serS gene encoding serine--tRNA ligase, with protein sequence MLSRQYLRENPDAVRRSLEERGMADDVDLDRLLEIDDEWRSLKSDGDDLRHERNEVSDRIGRLKAEGEDEEAEDAIERSQTLKTRLEEVEGRADELEAELEAKLLELPNVPHEDVPVGEDESDNVEERRQGFDDLRDLPDPVTPHYDLGEDLDVIDEARGAKTTGAGFYFLKGDGARLEHALIQFMMDVHREQGYVDLFPPIPVKSTSMEGTGQLPKFAEDAYRIGGGETEDYDDDDLWLCPTAEVPVTNMYADDILLRDDLPLKHQAYTPNFRREAGEHGTETRGIVRVHQFNKVELVNFVEPSESYDRLESLVDEAEEVLRRLGLPYRILTLCTGDLTFASAKTYDIEVWAPGTDAADGPERGGRWLEVSSASNFEDFQSRRAGLRYRPERHESAEYLHTLNASGTAVGRVMVAILEYYQNEDGTVTVPEALRPYMGGTAVIEGHEKVGESAVGAGERE encoded by the coding sequence ATGCTCAGCAGGCAGTATCTCCGCGAGAACCCCGACGCGGTTCGCCGGAGCCTCGAGGAGCGGGGAATGGCAGACGACGTCGACCTCGACCGACTACTGGAGATCGACGACGAGTGGCGGTCGCTCAAAAGCGACGGCGACGACCTGCGCCACGAGCGCAACGAAGTGAGCGACCGGATCGGCCGCCTCAAAGCCGAGGGCGAGGACGAGGAGGCCGAGGACGCCATCGAGCGGTCCCAGACCCTCAAGACGCGACTGGAAGAAGTCGAGGGCCGTGCCGACGAACTGGAGGCCGAACTGGAAGCCAAGCTGTTGGAACTCCCGAACGTCCCCCACGAGGACGTGCCCGTCGGCGAGGACGAGAGCGACAACGTCGAGGAGCGCCGTCAGGGCTTCGACGACCTGCGCGACCTGCCCGACCCGGTAACCCCGCATTACGACCTCGGTGAGGACCTCGACGTTATCGACGAGGCGCGCGGCGCGAAGACGACCGGCGCGGGCTTTTATTTCCTGAAAGGCGACGGCGCCCGCCTCGAACACGCGCTCATTCAGTTCATGATGGACGTCCACCGCGAGCAGGGCTACGTCGACCTCTTTCCCCCGATTCCGGTCAAGTCCACGTCGATGGAGGGGACCGGCCAGTTGCCGAAGTTCGCCGAGGACGCCTACCGTATCGGCGGCGGGGAGACCGAGGACTACGACGACGACGACCTGTGGCTCTGCCCCACCGCCGAGGTGCCCGTCACCAACATGTACGCCGACGACATCCTCCTTCGGGACGACCTGCCGCTGAAACACCAGGCGTACACCCCTAACTTCCGGCGCGAGGCGGGCGAACACGGGACCGAAACCCGCGGCATCGTCCGCGTCCACCAGTTCAACAAAGTGGAACTCGTCAACTTCGTCGAGCCGTCGGAGAGCTACGACCGTCTCGAATCGCTGGTCGACGAGGCCGAGGAGGTCCTCCGCCGCCTGGGCCTCCCGTACCGCATTCTCACGCTCTGTACCGGCGACCTAACCTTCGCGTCCGCGAAGACCTACGACATCGAGGTGTGGGCGCCCGGCACCGACGCCGCCGACGGTCCCGAACGGGGTGGCCGGTGGCTCGAAGTCTCCAGCGCCTCGAACTTCGAGGACTTCCAGTCGCGGCGCGCCGGCCTCCGCTACCGGCCCGAGCGCCACGAGTCGGCGGAGTACCTCCACACGCTCAACGCCTCGGGCACTGCGGTGGGCCGCGTGATGGTCGCCATCCTCGAATACTACCAGAACGAGGACGGGACCGTCACCGTCCCCGAGGCGCTGCGTCCCTACATGGGCGGCACGGCGGTCATCGAGGGTCACGAGAAGGTCGGGGAGAGCGCCGTCGGCGCGGGCGAGCGAGAGTGA
- a CDS encoding MBL fold metallo-hydrolase produces MAIGDLTAVDGTDLYYVDVGAYDVQGYGSVYILDSDRPAVVDTGLGTNVDVLLDAIDEVGIDSLDAILTTHIHLDHAGGAGLLAEAFPDATVYVHDIGARHLVDPSRLVAGTKAAVGDQWQYYVEPTPVPEERIESVEGGDEVDLGDRTIDVIHAPGHAPHQVVFHDRTDGVLFSGDAGGIRPEGADDLFPTSPPVNFDLEACLADAETIAERNPAYICFGHFGHAAFSPDLMAEYGDVLTAWVERVREKRAELDDDEAVIEYFAETAETVEPWGERKTRAENRLNVKGVLGYLDERD; encoded by the coding sequence ATGGCTATCGGCGACCTCACTGCGGTCGACGGCACCGATCTCTACTACGTCGACGTGGGCGCGTACGACGTGCAGGGCTACGGCTCGGTCTACATCCTCGATTCGGACCGACCGGCGGTCGTCGACACCGGCCTCGGGACGAACGTCGACGTTCTGCTCGACGCCATCGACGAGGTGGGGATCGACTCGTTGGACGCGATCCTGACGACGCACATCCACCTCGATCACGCGGGCGGCGCGGGCTTGTTGGCCGAGGCGTTCCCCGACGCGACGGTGTACGTCCACGACATCGGCGCCCGTCACCTGGTCGATCCGTCCAGACTCGTCGCGGGGACCAAGGCGGCCGTCGGCGACCAGTGGCAGTACTACGTCGAGCCGACGCCGGTGCCCGAAGAGCGCATCGAGTCGGTCGAGGGCGGGGACGAGGTCGATCTCGGCGACCGGACCATCGACGTGATTCACGCCCCGGGCCACGCCCCCCACCAAGTCGTCTTCCACGACCGGACCGACGGCGTCCTCTTTTCGGGCGACGCAGGGGGAATCCGCCCGGAGGGTGCCGACGACCTCTTTCCCACCTCACCGCCGGTCAACTTCGATCTGGAGGCCTGCCTCGCGGACGCCGAAACCATCGCCGAGCGGAACCCCGCGTACATCTGTTTCGGCCACTTCGGCCACGCCGCGTTCAGCCCCGACCTGATGGCCGAGTACGGGGACGTGCTCACCGCGTGGGTCGAACGGGTGCGCGAGAAGCGCGCGGAACTCGACGACGACGAGGCGGTGATCGAGTATTTCGCGGAGACGGCCGAGACGGTCGAGCCCTGGGGCGAGCGCAAGACCCGAGCGGAGAACCGACTCAACGTCAAGGGCGTGCTGGGCTACCTCGACGAACGGGACTAA
- a CDS encoding cation:proton antiporter domain-containing protein, with the protein MAGGGNLITLVAALIGVGVVAQILSDRFRIPSVVFLLASGVILGPEVLGVVGPDSFGNALSAIVGLSVAIIVFEGAFHLRIDRLRQAPTATVKLVTVGAVIAFVGTTVVVHYALGAEWAVAALIGALLVATGPTVITPILEVVPVRSRVGAALETEGIVNDVTAAILAVVIFEAISQDVRAPGELFALFTERLGTGIVVGLAVAAVVFYALRYVDLSPGNAPQNARLLVLGGALVAYGAADAVATEAGIAAVATAGILLGNADVPYEEEITDFKGDVTLIVLSFVFIALAALLQFEYLLGLGLGGLIVAAVVAVLLRPLLVFVSTQGDRFTREERLFMSFVGPRGIIPASVATLFAVEFRAEGMPEAASILVGTVFLVIFLTVALEAGFARQIAEFLDVIPMRVIIIGAGNVGRTLARRLEGRGENVVLIERDVNNVEKARNAGLTVHHGDGTDTEVLRSAGAENAKIVATTTGDDDVNLLVAQLAESKFSPETILARVNNPDNVDAFEDLGVRAISSVDATAMAFDDYIERPSLVNWMSAIGHEGEVQEIEVTSDELVGKTIADIGPKLPPRCLIALVSRDGETIVPDGGCTLERGDRITFIGDNESVAEALDFAHPSKN; encoded by the coding sequence GTGGCCGGCGGCGGGAATCTCATCACGCTGGTCGCAGCTCTGATCGGAGTTGGCGTCGTCGCCCAGATCCTCTCCGATCGGTTCCGGATCCCGAGCGTCGTCTTTCTACTGGCCTCGGGCGTCATCCTCGGACCGGAAGTACTCGGCGTCGTCGGTCCCGACTCCTTCGGGAACGCGCTCTCGGCCATCGTCGGCCTCTCCGTCGCGATCATCGTCTTCGAGGGCGCCTTCCACCTGCGGATCGACCGGCTCCGACAGGCGCCGACGGCGACGGTCAAACTCGTGACCGTCGGGGCAGTCATCGCCTTCGTCGGAACGACCGTCGTCGTCCACTACGCCCTCGGGGCGGAGTGGGCCGTCGCCGCGCTGATCGGTGCGTTGCTCGTCGCCACCGGCCCGACCGTCATCACCCCGATCCTCGAAGTCGTACCGGTTCGAAGCCGGGTCGGTGCCGCCCTCGAAACGGAGGGCATCGTCAACGACGTGACCGCGGCCATCCTCGCGGTCGTCATCTTCGAGGCGATCAGTCAGGACGTACGGGCGCCGGGCGAACTGTTCGCGCTCTTCACCGAGCGCCTCGGGACGGGTATCGTCGTCGGCCTCGCCGTCGCGGCCGTCGTCTTCTACGCGCTGCGCTACGTCGACCTCTCGCCGGGGAACGCCCCACAGAACGCGCGGCTCCTCGTTCTCGGTGGCGCACTCGTCGCCTACGGGGCCGCCGACGCGGTGGCCACCGAAGCCGGCATCGCCGCCGTCGCCACCGCAGGCATCCTCCTCGGTAACGCCGACGTGCCGTACGAGGAGGAGATCACGGATTTCAAAGGCGACGTGACGCTGATCGTCCTCTCCTTCGTCTTCATCGCGCTCGCGGCGCTACTTCAGTTCGAGTACTTGCTCGGTCTGGGCTTGGGTGGCCTGATCGTCGCCGCCGTCGTTGCGGTCCTGTTGCGACCGTTGCTCGTGTTCGTCAGCACCCAAGGCGACCGGTTCACCCGGGAGGAACGGCTGTTCATGAGCTTCGTCGGCCCACGTGGGATCATTCCCGCCTCTGTCGCGACACTCTTTGCCGTCGAGTTTCGGGCCGAAGGGATGCCCGAGGCCGCGAGCATCCTCGTCGGCACCGTCTTTCTCGTCATCTTCCTGACGGTCGCGCTCGAAGCCGGCTTCGCCAGGCAGATCGCCGAATTCCTCGACGTGATACCCATGCGTGTGATCATCATCGGCGCCGGGAACGTGGGTCGAACCCTCGCCCGTCGCCTCGAAGGCCGTGGAGAGAACGTCGTCCTGATCGAACGGGACGTGAACAACGTGGAGAAAGCCCGCAACGCGGGCCTCACCGTCCACCACGGCGACGGCACCGACACCGAGGTGCTCAGGTCGGCGGGCGCGGAGAACGCCAAAATCGTCGCCACGACGACGGGCGACGACGACGTGAACCTGCTGGTGGCCCAGTTGGCCGAATCGAAGTTCTCGCCCGAGACCATCCTCGCCCGCGTGAACAACCCCGACAACGTGGACGCGTTCGAGGACCTAGGGGTGCGGGCCATCTCGTCCGTCGACGCGACGGCGATGGCCTTCGACGACTACATCGAGCGGCCGTCGCTCGTCAACTGGATGAGCGCGATCGGCCACGAGGGCGAAGTGCAGGAGATCGAGGTCACCTCCGACGAACTCGTCGGGAAGACCATCGCGGATATCGGACCGAAACTGCCGCCACGGTGTCTGATCGCGCTGGTATCGCGGGATGGAGAGACCATCGTCCCCGACGGGGGCTGTACGCTCGAACGCGGCGACCGGATCACGTTCATCGGCGACAACGAGTCCGTGGCCGAGGCGCTCGACTTCGCCCACCCCAGCAAAAACTGA